Proteins encoded together in one Lathyrus oleraceus cultivar Zhongwan6 chromosome 5, CAAS_Psat_ZW6_1.0, whole genome shotgun sequence window:
- the LOC127082601 gene encoding zinc finger BED domain-containing protein RICESLEEPER 2-like: MQFKEVFPRFQDREPSYTTLLDDDDWEKVEKVSKLLEVFNVVTNIISGSEYPTANLYLAEVFRIKLVLDQAIQDESDFMKEMAKAMKGKFDKYWSQCNLVMSLASVLDPRIKMMGVNMCFPLIYPEVEARKNIENVRIALDDMYEEYADILSEHSEEGSSRSGVDQNGLILESQKSSRWSLLMNYVEEQQAIPAVKSEIEEYLNEPTYKPKDNGHMSFCALEWWKLNCGKYIVLSHMAADILAIPISTVASESTFSAGGRVIDSFRASLSSSTIEALICGGDRLRILHGIRNKPKVEQVQTEITLLP; this comes from the exons atGCAGTTCAAAGAAGTCTTCCCTCGTTTTCAAGATCGAGAACCAAGCTATACAACTCTTCTAGATGATGATGACTGGGAAAAGGTTGAAAAAGTTTCCAAGTTGCTAGAGGTATTTAATGTTGTTACAAATATTATTTCAGGTAGTGAATATCCAACTGCTAACTTATATCTTGCTGAGGTATTTCGAATCAAACTAGTTTTAGATCAAGCTATCCAAGATGAATCTGATTTTATGAAAGAAATGGCAAAAGCGATGAAGGGAAAATTTGACAAATATTGGAGCCAATGTAATCTTGTTATGTCGCTTGCTTCTGTTTTGGACCCTAGGATCAAAATGATGGGTGTTAACATGTGTTTTCCCTTAATTTATCCGGAAGTTGAAGCTAGAAAAAATATAGAAAATGTGCGTATCGCGCTTGATGATATGTACGAAGAGTATGCTGATATACTTAGTGAGCATAGTGAAGAAGGATCTAGTAGAAGTGGTGTTGATCAAAATGGGCTTATTTTGGAGTCACAAAAATCCTCAAGGTGGTCATTGTTAATGAATTATGTCGAAGAACAACAAGCAATTCCTGCTGTAAAATCTGAAATTGAAGAGTATTTGAATGAGCCAACTTACAAACCTAAAGATAACGGCCATATGTCATTTTGTGCCTTGGAATGGTGGAAATTGAATTGTGGAAAATATATAGTGTTGTCCCATATGGCAGCAGATATTCTTGCCATTCCAATATCTACTGTGGCTTCGGAGTCAACCTTTAGCGCCGGAGGGAGAGTTATCGATTCATTTCGAGCTTCTTTAAGTTCATCTACTATCGAAGCTTTAATTTGTGGTGGTGATCGGCTTCGAATATTGCATGGAATTAGGAACAAACCTAAG GTGGAGCAAGTGCAAACAGAAATTACATTACTCCCTTGA
- the LOC127082602 gene encoding zinc finger BED domain-containing protein RICESLEEPER 2-like: MSYSTSLESLGDSQSPPKDGEKCLNVLNPIIDLNANTNEEPLTNESTPANKVVNEENVESSDIVIQKSKRKKTSLVWDHFKKVELKNGKKWQCIHCKNNYSVVASGSTSHLMRHLKQTCHVYKKLVAQQKKLNFQPAKSKIDEKLSGPLLMNSGGKYDHERQREATAHWIMMHEHTFSIVEEEGFHFMMKCSNISYEKISRKTLKNDCIAVYEAERKKLKSTLRTVNKICLTTDLWKSQNQKIEYMVLTGHFIDADWVLQKRILSFVHVPPPRRGVDIADAIFKCLKDWGMENKIFSVSVDNAHYNDRCLKELKVLILRHRKLVLDGKLFHVRCCAHILNLLVQDGIGKIEKIVEDVRESVKFINQSEARLQTFSQIVQQLKLGGKKLILDCPTR, translated from the coding sequence ATGTCATACAGTACCTCACTTGAATCATTGGGAGATTCACAATCACCACCAAAAGATGGAGAAAAGTGTTTAAATGTATTGAATCCTATCATTGATTTAAATGCAAATACTAATGAAGAACCACTAACAAATGAATCAACACCGGCAAATAAAGTTgtgaatgaagaaaatgttgagagcagtGACATTGTTATTCAAAAGTCCAAGAGGAAGAAAACTTCTCTAGTTTGGGATCACTTCAAAAAAGTGGAATTAAAGAATGGAAAAAAATGGCAATGTATACACTGTAAAAACAATTATTCTGTTGTTGCTAGTGGATCAACCAGTCATTTGATGAGGCATTTAAAACAAACATGTCATGTTTACAAGAAGCTAGTAGCAcaacaaaaaaaattaaacttTCAGCCAGCAAAAAGCAAGATTGATGAGAAGCTTTCTGGACCACTACTAATGAATTCAGGAGGTAAATATGACCATGAAAGACAACGAGAAGCCACCGCACATTGGATTATGATGCATGAACATACATTTAGTATTGTTGAGGAAGAAGGTTTTCATTTTATGATGAAGTGTTCTAATATTTCATATGAGAAAATTAGTCGGAAGACATTGAAGAATGATTGTATTGCTGTTTATGAAGCTGAAAGAAAAAAGTTGAAGTCTACTTTAAGGACAGTAAATAAGATTTGTTTGACCACTGATTTATGGAAGTCACAAAATCAGAAGATAGAATACATGGTGTTAACTGGCCATTTCATTGATGCTGACTGGGTTTTGCAGAAACGCATTCTTAGTTTTGTTCATGTTCCTCCTCCTCGGCGTGGtgttgatattgctgatgctATCTTTAAATGTCTTAAAGATTGGGGTATGGAAAATAAAATATTTAGTGTGTCAGTGGATAATGCACATTACAACGATAGATGTTTGAAAGAGTTAAAAGTTCTGATTTTAAGGCACCGGAAATTAGTGTTAGATGGAAAGTTATTTCATGTGCGTTGTTGTGCGCATATACTAAATTTGCTGGTTCAAGATGGTATTGGGAAAATAGAAAAAATAGTTGAAGACGTGCGTGAAAGTGTGAAGTTCATCAATCAGTCTGAAGCAAGGTTGCAAACATTCTCACAAATAGTTCAACAACTAAAGCTTGGTGGTAAAAAATTAATTCTTGATTGCCCTACTCGTTGA